The Triticum urartu cultivar G1812 unplaced genomic scaffold, Tu2.1 TuUngrouped_contig_4580, whole genome shotgun sequence DNA window GCGCCAACATCGCGCACCACGCCGCAATGCGTGCTGGCGCCGAGGAGCTGGGCCACGGCGTGGAGGTGAGCTCGCTCGTGCTGATCCATCCCTACTTCTTAGGGGGCGACAGCTCCGAGTCGGACGAGATGGGCATGGCGTTGCTCGACGAGCTGGTGCGGCTTTGGCCGGTGGTCTGCCCGGGGACCAGTGGGTGCGACGACCCGTGGATCAACCCGATGGCGGAGAGAGCGCCCAGCCTAGCCAGGCTGGGGTGCAAGCGCGCTCTGGTATGCGTTGGGGGCAAGGACGCCATGAGGGGAAGGGGAAGGCTGTACCCTGAGAAATTGATTGGGAGTGGGTGGCAAGGCGAGGTGGAAATCTGGGAGGCGGATGGCCAGGGTCACGGCTTCCACCTCTTCCGGCCGACATGCGCCCAGGCGGAAGCGCAGGTCGGCGTCGTCGCTGAATTTCTGGGCCGCAGATGAGATCTCCTGTTCTCCGCTCATTCACATGACCAAGGCAATGTTCTTGAATTGGCTATTGTTGTACACTAGGAAGTTTGAGTTATGCTTAAAACATGCTTGTAGCTGTTCTTCAGTGGTTTTATCTTCAGTCTATAAGAACAAGGAGTATATTGTTACTACTGTCATATGGAGTTCAAATTCAAACCAGCTAGTCTGCCATTCTGTAAAATTATAAATTTGTATTTTGTAAGGGTTTAGGATGCTAAGATATGATTATGAAGTTCTCAAATTGCAGTAGAGCTTGCATTCTCAAGAATAAAAAGGGAAATACTAGTTCGAGCCTGAATCATCATCTTGGAGCCTTTTCCTACTTATATTTATGGCTAAAAATGTCAGATTGGGATGCTgcataatactccctccgtcccaaaataagtgtctcagcTTTGTACTAACTCTGAGTATATTGTGTTTCCATTTCGGCTAGCAATTCAGACTTTAATCAAAAGACAATCATTAAGCTTTCTCTGCTGGACATTCCTTCTGATGTTATTTCATTACATGACATGGCAGACTAAGAGAGGTACTGAACAATATACTCTTAGTAAGGCTTCTCTTAATAGTGCAATCCTATCGAGCAGTTGTGAAAATGTTGCTGATACGGTGGTGCTGGTCAAGCAGGCCATGACCACTATGATGAGCCACCAATCATTGAGCCAACAGATGTAAGGCATACTGCAGCACTTCTCGAATACCTTCATGCTCGATGGTGCTCGCAAGAGATCCCCAACAAATGGCTACAAATATCCTTGTTCAAGGCATGGATAACGTCCAAGCCATGGATACTGTCCTGGATAATCTTTTCCTTCCATGTCCTGCCGCACCGGGGTGTTGCACAGTGATTCCTTTACTTCTTGCATTGTTGCCGAGTCATTGACCACATGCAGTTTCCTCTGCCAACTGCAAAGGTAATACTGCTTTAGTAAGCTATTTGCGGTATGCAGGAAATATTATACTGTATTGCATAACCAGTACATTGAAAGAAATTGAAGATTAATATAGCAGCGACTTAGTTTATTTTTGCAGGGTTGCACATATTGATATTGCATTAATATGTTGTGTTTCACGAGTCAAGCAAGGTTTTTATGAAAAGAACCTGCATGACAAGAAGGGTCTTCAGTGTCAGTGGTGCCAGCAACTAGACAACAGACTGAACTGAAATGTAGTCAGCACTAGCATGCCAGGTAACTGCTCTTGTGAATTATGTGAGGATGTATATTTTTCTTGGGATACATATATTGGCCTTACTTTGAAGCAATCACTTGGCTAATTTACAAAACTAACTACTTACTGCTGATTGTAAGGATGCATAATTTTCTAGGGACACATATCAACCTACTTCGAAGTAATCACTTGCTTCATTACAGAACTAACTACTTACTACTGACATGATGACTTCTCCTTATGTGGCTTTGAAGTgccattatttatttatttatttattttgaaacAAATAGGCAAAAGCCTCACATACTTATATTAAAAGAAGAGTTACAATATGTACAAGGGTCTCTGGCTACAAAAGCAAGATTTTGGTAATCCTTAATGGCATCGGTAATGAAAAATTGTACTGCTAGTAGCAGCTGGCTGGAACTAGTTCTACAGCTCAGTTTTCAGTACATTGCATGATCCGAACTCAGCAAGATGGGTGATATCATCAATATTTTCTGGGAGCCTCCACTCTTCCAGTGTTCTGAACAATCCATGTGATGTCTTTCTCTTGATTGGTACTTCTCGACATCTCCAACATCTTCAGGCCCAAAGAAAGAAAATGAATCATCAGTGGCATCTTGGAGGCCACACATACTCATTTCCAGCTTCTGAGCATGCTGAAGAGTTTCTGCCATGGTACCTGCATGACAGACCACTGGGTTTTTTCATGCTTCTGCCTCGGCCCGTtttcgcaggaactgcatcctggtCCTCTCCTTCGAGGGGCAGGAATTCACCTCTCACGCGGATAAAGCGGCTATCCTCCGGGATTATTATAAAGATCTCCTAGCCACTGCGCATCACTGTGACTGGACGTTCTCTTTATCTGATCTTTACCCTGGCGTCGCTCCCCTTCCTGACTCTTTGTCAGGACCCTTCTCCGCGGACGAGGTTCGGACAGCTTTTTTTGAAATGACCCGCCTTTCTAGCCCCGGGCCCGACGGTTTTGGCCCATCCTTCTATGTCTCTTTCTGGGACTTGATCTCCTCCGACGTCCAGGCGGTGTTCGATGACTTCTACGCCGGCACTATTGATCTCTCCAGATTCAACCGCGCCTTTTTAGTTCTCTTGCCTAAATCAGAGGCGGCTCGCTCCCCCTCTGATTTTCGGCCTATCTCGCTTCAGAATTGCATCATGAAAGCCATCACTAGGGCCCTCTGCTCCCGCCTTCAGCGACTCATCCACTCTATGGTGGACCCTGACCAGACGGGATTCCTCCCTGGGCGGCGTATCTCTGAGAACATCGTTTACGCCGCCGACCTTCTCCGAGCCTGCCATTTGCGCAAGGCTCCTACTGTGATCTTTAAGATCGACTTTCGCAAAGCCTTTGACTCCGTTAATTGGTCGAGCCTTCTCATGATTTTGTCTGCTCGGGGTTTCGACAACCGTTGGTGTGGCTGGATCCACTCTATCCTTTCTACTGGCCACACCTCGGTGCTTCTCAACAATGTCCCAGGTGACTGGATCCTTTGCCGCAACGGCCTTCGCCAAGGTGACGCCCTATCCCCTTACCTCTTTATTATTGTTGCGGACGTTCAACGCATGACGCAGGCTGCAAGCGCCGCCGGCCGGCTGCAGCACCCAATCGATCCCTCCCTCCCTGGCCCCGTCTTGCAATACGCAGATGATACTTTAATCCTTTGTCGTGCCGACCTCCCTTCCGTTACTTATCTTAACACCATCCTCGATGCTTTTGCCTTGGCGACCGGGCTCACCATTAACTTCCATAAATCTGGATTTGTCCCCATGCACTACTCCTCCGAGCTATCTGCTCAGATGGCCGCTATCCTGGGATGCCCCATATCCACCTTCCCTCAACCCTACCTTggtctccccctctcccctctaAAGCTCCCCATCTCTGCCTATGACCCCCTCATCAACTCCTTTGATAAGTATCTGTCCGGGTGGCGCGCTCTTCTCCTTTCCTCGGGCGGTAGGCTTGTTCTCTGTAATGCCGTGCTTAATAACCTTGCCACCTATTATATGTGTTCCTTTATGCTACCCCCTGGAGTGCTTGAGCAGATTGATCGTCGATGTCGTGCTTTCTTTTGGACCGGCAAGGATACTTGCTCTGGTGCTCGCTGTTTAATTGCTTGGGACAAAGTGTGTGTTGATGTGCAGGAAGGCGGACTTGGCATTCGCGACCTCCGGCGGCAAAACATGTGCCTCCTTCTCAACTTCGTCGATGCTCTTCACCGGCCCGGGTCCCCGCATTGGAAGCTTTGGTTCCTCCGTAACGTCAGGGGTGACATGGGGGACCCCTGCTCGGCGCCCTCGTTCCTCCAGACGATCATGCAAGCTGCGCTCCCGACCTACCGATCCATCACTCGGGTGCAGCTTGGAGACGGGCGCACCACCTCCTTCTGGCAGGATCGGTGGCTCCCAGGCGGCGCGCTCTGCTTCACCTTCGAGGCGCTCTTCTCCCACTCGACGCGGCCCAACGCCTCGGTCGCTGCAGTTATCCAGGGCGGCCTCGCGCTCCAGCCGAGGCTCTCCGCAGTGGCGGCCGGTCAGCTCAGTGTCGTGCATGCACTCTTGCGCGATGTTCATCTGTTGGGTGTGCATGATCATCGCTTCATGGCGTGGGGAGGTGACCTTACCTTCAGCTCCCGAGCTGCTTTTCGTGTTCTGTCGCCTCACGGCGTGCTCGACCAGGATTCCATCGACATCTGGGGCTCCAGGCTCCCTAGCAAAATCAAGATTTTCGCGAGGCTACTGGTCGGCAATCGGCTTAGCACTCGGGCTAACTTGTACGCCAAAAACTGCGCCTCTTCTCCAACATGTGCCTCCTGCCAGGCGGAGGAAACGACGGACCACCTCTTCGCTGCATGTCCTCGTGTGGCTCCGGTCTGGGCTAGGCTTGGCCTGGGCACCTTCTACTCCGTTGGTGAAATTCTCTCTACTCAACCCTCGCTGCAAATTGATGCTGCTGCCTGGAAAGATGGCCTCTACATCCTGATGTGGAGCGTGTGGAAAGCCAGGAATGATGTGGTCTTCAACTCCATCATATGCGGGACTTGCGACGTCCTCCGGCGAGCAGCCGACGATACGCTTCTGTGGTCCAAGCGCTTTGAGACTGGACCGAGGGAGCAGCTCCTCCTGTTTCGCTCCTTCCTTTTCTCAGCCACCTagtcttcctctctctctttttctgtttttttgcctccTATCTTGATGTTTTTTATCTCCTCAATGGAAAACACTGTATGACGCTAAGTCGCTTTCGGGTAATATAACAACCGGTGGGGCTTTCGCCCCCCCGTCATTCTTGAAAAAATAAAACCACCATTTTCTTCCTCTCGAATGGGTCGGAGGCATGCCATTCGATTATTTGATACAACTTATCATTATTTATCATTGACAAACATTCATTAAGGCCACAGTCAAGCTGGACCATCATCCTGTAGAAGAAGTCGTCACAACCTAAGTGTTGCAGAACTAAAAGATTGACCTCCATTAATTCTAGCAGGCCTCACTCCGACACTGTAGGATGCACCGACCTGGCAGAGATTAGGCCAGAGGACCCAACTGCAAATAGATGCCACAGTCACGCCAACATACCTCGCAAAACCTAGCATCATCATCTGGAACAGATGGTAGGAATCTACTTTAGCAAACCATCAACACCTCGAGATGGAAAAGCTCAAGGTAAAATTATTTGTCGGGCAGACGACATGACCATTAATGACTTAACACTAGAGACGGCTTAATTGCCTGCCGGAATGGCTGAAGCAATGCACGATAAACCCTACTTAAAAGTGCCAAAACAAGAATAAAAAACATGTCTCATTCAAGAAGATCGGGGCGACCACACTCCCATACCAATaaaatgttggggaacgcggtatttaaaaaatttcctacgatcacgcaagatctatctaggagatgcataacaatgagaggggagagtgtgtctacgtaacctcatagaccgaaagcggaagcgttgagtaacgcggttgatgtggtcgaacgtcttcgtgatccaaccgatcaagtattgaacgcacgacaccttcatgatctgcacacgttcagctcggtgacgtcccttaaactctagatccagctaaggccagagggagagtttcgtcagcatgacggcgtgttgacggtgatgatgaagttatcaacgcagggcttcgcctaagcactacgacaatatgaccgagacGGAAATCTGTGaagggggacaccgcacacggctaacaaatcaacttgtgtgtctatggggtgccccctcccctgtatataaaggaggggaggagggggccggccgggctcATGGGGGGCGCGCGAGAGCAGATATATGGAGACTGGAAAACACATCTTGTGCAGACAACCACCAACTTATGGCAACCTCATCACAATTCTCTCGATCGATGGTGGAGGGATTCGAGGAATCATTCCAGCTGTTGCTCTTGCCTTTCTAGAATCAGAGTTGCAGGTAAACCTGTAGTTATGTAGCACGATTGATTTTCATATCTTGTGATATTGGCAATTTAACAAGGCAACACTACCTGGTGAGAAATATAATAGATTAGAACTCCATGTTCCATCAGATGAAATAAGCTTGCAATTTTTTTTTGGTTTGTTTAAAGTTCAAACTCTCAGGGTTTAACTCAATTCACTAACCATATCTTATTAACTTCAACTGTAAAGTTACTTGCATAAGCCAAGTAAATCTTAAAGTTTGCATTAGTGTCGCAATTAGGGTGCTGTCTTGTTGTCTGCTCCCTACTCTTTTATTGTTATTTATGCACATGTAGATGTTGAGCAGTTGCAGTCATGCAGAAGATTCAAATTCTTGGAAAATTGGATTTATATTTAGTATTACATCAGTTCAATATTCTGCTAATGCTAGTTCTGTATTTCTGGTTCTTTTATCTCAACTGGACTGGTGGACTGAATATACTTGATGTGTAACAATGATTTTGTTTCCATCTGCCCCAGCATATGCTCCTTTCTTTAGAAACGCATTAATTTTCAATTGACGCTCTTGATTGCATCCCACTGAAACTGTTATGTTAACTTCTAAAGAAACTTGATGGAGAGGAAGCCCGGTTAGCAGACTACTTTGATGTCATTGCTGGGACCAGCACAGGGGGACTTGTGACTGCGATGCTCACTGCACCAAATAAGAAGAGAAGACCACTTTTTGCGGCGAAGGATATTCAAGCATTTTATATGAACCATGCTCCCAGAATTTTCCCACAGCTCAGGTGAACGATATATTATGGTTTTTGACTTGTTGATTGGATTGTGAACTTGTCCAGTAACACATATTGTCTGTTTTTTAGGGGTGCATTTGGTAGGATAATGGGGATACTTCGCTCATTGTCAGGACCTTATTATGATGGTAAGTACCTTCATGAAGTTGTGAGAAAGAAGTTAGGAAGTGCCAGGCTGCATCAGACGTTAACAAATGTGGTAATACCAACTTTTGACATCAAGCGGCTACAACCAACCATTTTTTCGTCGTATGAGGTTTCGCTCTTTTCCTCTCTCTCAAATCTTTCAGGGGACCTTATTATGATGGTAAGTACCTTCATGAAGTTGTGAGAAAGAAGTTAGGAAGTGCCAGGCTGCATCAGACGTTAACAAATGTGGTAATACCAACTTTTGACATCAAGCGGCTACAACCAACCATTTTTTCGTCGTATGAGGtttccctctttccccctctctcAAATCTTTCAGGAGTCCTAATTTGAGCACCTGTAAAATATGGTACATGTTTCTTTGTATTGGATGCTAGTTATAGTAAGTGAGAACCAATTCATTTCAATGGCACAAGAAACACATGCTACTAAAATGTGTATTTCTTTGTTTTCTCTGTAAATTTACTTCAAAGGGAGAACATATATATGAGGCAGTAGTGAGAGGTCGAGAACTTCCATTAATCCTCCATGATGGAGATTTTGCACAAAAATGAACTTTCTATTATCATGTGACAggttaagaagaagaagaagaaaaacacaATGAATGCTTTGTTATCAGATATTTGCATCAGCACATCCGCTGCTCCAACTTATTTGCCTGCGCATTACTTCAAGACTGAAGATTCTCATGGAAACATCAAGGAGTTTAATCTTATTGATGGGGGAGTAGCTGCCAATAATCCGGTACTATTGCTGCCTGTAGTTTTGCATAACATACAGCATGCAGCATGTGCTTGATTCAGAGACTGAAGGAAAATCTTGAAATTTTGAAATAGACCTAATATCTGTCTTTGTTGTGTTTAGGCCTTAGTTGCCATTGGAGAAGTAAGCAAGCAGATATTCAAGCAAGATCCAGATTTCTTCCCAATAAAACCTATGGACTATGGCCGGTTTTTGGTCATTTCACTTGGCACAGGCTCATCAAAATTTGAAGAGAAGTACGATGCACAAAAGGCTAAATCATGGGGAGTGTTGGATTGGTTACTTAGCAGTGGATCTACACCATTAGTAGATATTTTCACACGGGCAAGTGCAGATATGGTGGATATTCACATTGCTTCTGTTTTCAAAGCCTTACATTCGGAGCAGAACTATCTGAGAATTCAAGTAAGTAAATGCAGGCACCTTATTTGTACTGTACAAAGTAACCAATAAAAATCAGCTTCCTTTTACTCAGAGAATACCATTTCTACATGACAGGATGATAACCTACGGGGGACACTCTCCTCAGTTGATGTTGCCACCAAGGATAACTTGGAGAAACTTGTCAATGTTGGAGAGATGCTGCTAAAGAAACCTGTCTCACGGGCAAATTTGGAGACTGGCCAAATGGTGCCTGCTTGCAGTGACATAGAGGAGACCAATGAGGAAGCACTCAAGAGGTGAGCTTGCGACCACCTATCAGGTTACTGTAATTACGGTATGCATCTACTTATGAGCTAATAAGCACCTTATTTCCAGATTTGCAAAGCTGTTGTCTGATGAAAAGCAAATTCGCCAAGCAAGATCGCCATAATGAAGTCCGGTCTCTTTTGTGTCAATGCTGTGCCAGAGATTTTTTTTTCTCTGCATGGCATACACCAGTTAGCAATTAGTTGATTTGTTTGTTGAAGTTTCACTGTAATGTAGTTAAATAAATATGTAGTGAGGCTTACTGACTGATATAGCTTGATAATGTTAGGCGCCGATGGCTTTATTGATATGTAAATACAAATGTTCTTTTAAATAAAACTAAGCATTTAATTAGTGTTCTGTTGTGTTATCAATTCCACTGGTTTTATGTCAGCCGATGAGTTCTGAAGGATTTCAGGCCGACCATGCGGCGGGACATTCGGAACAAAGAGATAGCCGCCGCTGCTGCATGGAACAAGTACCTGGTACGATATCTCTTCGCTTTGTACGTAGAAATAGTTAAACCTATCTCTGCTTTGGGTAATGAGTATCAAGCAAGTGAGATGCCTTTTGAAGAAGAACGCTTTACCCAACGCTTTACCCTTTAGTACTACTTGAGATACTGCTGTTGGGAATTGTCAAAGAGACATCTAATTCTTATAGGGTTTGCAGCATGGACAGACTGGATAAATAAATAGCAAAGCGCTTCACTAACTCAAAGCACTTCATTTTTATTGGAGCAGACGCTTTCCAGGGCAACAGGCTCTTCTGTGATTGAGTACCTTTTAGCTTAGTTTGAAAGTTCAAACTCATTACTACTTTTTCGCAATGCGCATTTTTTTTGTTTGTGAAATGCTGTAGTGGCACTATCTGTGATCCTGGTATACTAGTATACTCTGCCAAGTTGGATTTGTTAACATTGCAGCATCCAAGGGGCGACATCGTGGGCTGCAGGATGGCGGGAACTGAATATTTTGATATGGATACTATCGATACTATGGTGGGTAGCCTTTCAAAGCGGGTCTAAGCATGTGCTCTCGACCACTCAATCCCTAGATTGGTGATCTGTAACCATCGCCCATCAAATTTTGAGCACCAAAAGATCTGATCAACGACCAACAATGCGCAGTGTGAAGTAGGTATAACTGTCAACTTTTGCAAACACAAATTTTCCATCAGCACATAAATATAGCTATAGTTTTAAAGCCGAGACGATTGGGGATCTCAGAATCCAAGTGGATGGTAGCAAAATATGTTCAATTAAAGTAAACTCTTTGAGTCTTTGCTAGCCAGTCATCCGGGTTCCTTGGTTGGTGGTGCCACGATGCTTACATTAGATCGACCATAGGTTTTTTGGGGGAAAAGGCAAATCTGACAAGCATTTCTTCAAACCCCTAGACTTTTCATGTTAGCGGCCTGCGCCGCTTGAGTGCCCTAAACCGTTGATCTGAGCCGTTGCCCGTACACCATACATGAAATATATTTCTTCTCTAGTCATATGCTATATATGAAGTTGATGATTAAAAGGTGACCCCTCCTTCGTCTAGGGAGCCAGCTAATGTCCTTGGCTGGTCGAAAGCTGTGTCTCTCGATCGATGTGTGTCGAAGCAACGAAGATTCCCAGATTATGCCATGCAAACAATGCTGCCCTTTTCCAAGATCCTTGCAGTAAGTGTTTCTCAACTCTTAAGTGGGTTACTTTTCCTTTCTGATGATGGTAGTCTTCACTCCATGAGAATCTAAGAACAAACAGACTGCATGCTCTGCATCTGTCCATGCATTAGCTCATTACTCTTCCTTTTTCGGAAGCACTAATCTTCCATAGTCAAATGTGCACGTTTACAAGATGAACATTTAGTTTCTTGACTGGCAGAGGCATGTGAAAATCTTGGACTGACATGCATGGTGTTTGGTGCACCATGGCAATGGTGTACttgacggttgcttcttcatgtgGCCTTTTGAGTTTTGTGGAGCCTTCAGATTGCACGGAGCTGGGCTGTCTACCTTTcttcctccgtcccaaaataagtgtctcaagtttagtgtacaaagttgagacatttattttgggacggaggaaatactccctccgtccggaaatacttgtcatcaaaatgaataaaagaaGATGTAtgtagatgtattttagttttagatatattctttttatctattttgatgacaagtatttttggaTGAAGGAATACTTTGTATACCCTCAGATCTATACGATAATCTTGTCTGCATTTAAAATATTGCACGCCATATGAGAACAGAGCGCCGCTCTGTTGGTAAGCTGTGCGGGTGCGCACGCTTACCACCCAGCTTAGTGTCTCTTGGATCCAGCGGTTGCATTCTTCTACTATAAAAATATGCCGCCATGGGCTAGTGTCCTGGCTGGTCTCGTTCTTTCCTATAAATTGACGCCG harbors:
- the LOC125528029 gene encoding probable carboxylesterase 2; amino-acid sequence: NIAHHAAMRAGAEELGHGVEVSSLVLIHPYFLGGDSSESDEMGMALLDELVRLWPVVCPGTSGCDDPWINPMAERAPSLARLGCKRALVCVGGKDAMRGRGRLYPEKLIGSGWQGEVEIWEADGQGHGFHLFRPTCAQAEAQVGVVAEFLGRR
- the LOC125528028 gene encoding patatin-like protein 2 translates to METGKHILCRQPPTYGNLITILSIDGGGIRGIIPAVALAFLESELQKLDGEEARLADYFDVIAGTSTGGLVTAMLTAPNKKRRPLFAAKDIQAFYMNHAPRIFPQLRGAFGRIMGILRSLSGPYYDGKYLHEVVRKKLGSARLHQTLTNVVIPTFDIKRLQPTIFSSYEVKKKKKKNTMNALLSDICISTSAAPTYLPAHYFKTEDSHGNIKEFNLIDGGVAANNPALVAIGEVSKQIFKQDPDFFPIKPMDYGRFLVISLGTGSSKFEEKYDAQKAKSWGVLDWLLSSGSTPLVDIFTRASADMVDIHIASVFKALHSEQNYLRIQDDNLRGTLSSVDVATKDNLEKLVNVGEMLLKKPVSRANLETGQMVPACSDIEETNEEALKRFAKLLSDEKQIRQARSP